In Shewanella sp. VB17, a single genomic region encodes these proteins:
- a CDS encoding 1,4-dihydroxy-2-naphthoate polyprenyltransferase, with product MNPWILAIRPRTLPAAIGPLLIGNILAFQLPKFSLVIAGTSMLCAIILQISVNLANDYFDFENGIDTKERLGPIRVTQGGLLSSTKIRNAMILCLMLALIVGSYLIWHGGWPIAILAALSILAAVSYSGGPYPLASHGLGEVTVFIFFGLVAVIGSYYLQAGETHLSAWILGCAIGFLNAAIMLVNNTRDMLTDTKTGKRTLAVRVGEGQSRLLYQTFLFLPFAFIIGGFLLGFLPGLPVLLASLSLIVARKLNVDFSNASGAELNPLLARTAMLTIIFSVLFSIGLLFT from the coding sequence ATGAATCCTTGGATACTGGCCATCAGGCCTCGCACTTTGCCAGCAGCAATTGGACCACTTTTAATTGGTAATATACTGGCATTTCAATTGCCGAAATTTAGCTTAGTCATTGCCGGCACCTCGATGCTGTGTGCCATCATATTGCAGATCTCCGTTAATTTAGCCAATGACTACTTTGACTTCGAAAACGGCATCGATACCAAAGAACGTCTCGGTCCAATTCGCGTCACTCAAGGTGGACTTTTGTCCTCAACCAAAATACGTAATGCCATGATACTGTGCTTAATGCTGGCATTGATTGTTGGATCGTATTTAATTTGGCATGGAGGCTGGCCTATTGCCATACTCGCTGCCCTGTCAATCTTAGCAGCCGTTAGTTACAGTGGTGGCCCTTACCCACTGGCCTCTCACGGGCTTGGTGAAGTCACTGTGTTTATTTTTTTTGGTCTAGTTGCTGTGATCGGTAGTTACTATTTGCAAGCAGGAGAGACTCATTTATCAGCTTGGATTTTAGGCTGCGCCATTGGCTTTCTTAATGCAGCTATCATGCTAGTTAATAATACTCGGGATATGTTAACAGACACTAAAACGGGTAAACGAACATTGGCCGTTCGTGTTGGCGAGGGGCAATCTAGACTCCTTTATCAAACTTTTTTATTCCTGCCTTTTGCTTTTATTATCGGCGGTTTTTTACTTGGTTTTTTACCTGGACTGCCCGTTTTACTGGCGAGTTTATCACTCATCGTCGCGCGCAAGCTCAATGTCGATTTCAGTAACGCCTCAGGTGCTGAACTCAACCCTTTGTTAGCACGCACTGCCATGTTAACCATAATATTCAGCGTTTTATTTAGTATTGGTTTACTATTCACCTAA
- a CDS encoding YbaY family lipoprotein — protein sequence MIKVIKSTLLVFCLFMTACVTVEETPHVIVNGAAGYLEKVVLPQGCSITIAIVDLDTRNSILAQKSFDIARAPVPFKFFLSPDKIKDDVNYGVVAMIQHKGKLLYQTYDHFPVINNDEFTAAVLMKAVP from the coding sequence ATGATTAAGGTTATAAAAAGTACATTACTCGTGTTTTGTTTATTCATGACGGCATGTGTAACAGTGGAAGAAACGCCTCATGTGATTGTTAATGGAGCTGCAGGGTATTTGGAAAAGGTCGTTTTACCTCAAGGTTGTTCAATTACGATTGCAATCGTTGATTTGGATACCAGAAATTCAATTTTAGCACAGAAGAGTTTTGATATTGCACGAGCACCAGTCCCTTTTAAGTTTTTTCTTTCTCCTGATAAGATTAAAGATGATGTTAATTACGGTGTTGTTGCCATGATCCAACATAAAGGTAAGCTGCTTTATCAAACTTATGACCACTTCCCAGTGATCAACAATGATGAATTCACTGCAGCCGTCTTAATGAAAGCGGTGCCATAA
- a CDS encoding DUF3624 domain-containing protein, whose translation MACKRCNSSMFKQKIGRCKTCMWQLTVLSLISWSIWWFLYRDSPQAVNSIALLFFCCTFSGLLCLHLLVFSYNHLMALLNKHSKPT comes from the coding sequence ATGGCATGTAAAAGATGCAATAGCTCAATGTTCAAGCAAAAAATAGGTCGCTGTAAAACCTGTATGTGGCAACTAACCGTTTTGTCACTTATCAGCTGGTCCATTTGGTGGTTTTTATACCGAGATTCACCACAAGCAGTGAACTCTATTGCATTGCTTTTTTTCTGCTGCACATTTTCAGGCTTACTCTGCCTGCATTTGCTGGTATTCAGCTACAATCACCTTATGGCTTTACTCAACAAACACAGTAAACCGACATAA
- a CDS encoding class I SAM-dependent methyltransferase, which produces MMISEDLVSQHYSHGGLLEAIKVALIQQGNVMDRLTLADLSAVDEFHVGGRMATEHLLSQVNFAADQEILDVGCGLGGTARYTANKFNNRVTGIDLSAEYIETGKHLCQWVGLDKQVTLHHGSALSMPFEDKKFDGATLCHVGMNIQDKAGLFNEIYRVLKPGSRFAIYDIMLAGSGELIYPLPWATDVSCSYLSSLDEYQLTLTQAGFSVLHVNNRRDFALEFFTALTHRNLTKGGVAPLSLHTVMGTNSGDKINNMLKKIRDNVIAPIELFVHKL; this is translated from the coding sequence ATGATGATTAGCGAAGATTTAGTATCTCAGCATTACAGTCATGGCGGGCTGCTTGAAGCCATTAAAGTGGCGTTAATCCAGCAGGGAAATGTAATGGATAGGCTTACATTAGCAGATCTTTCCGCTGTTGATGAGTTTCATGTGGGTGGCCGTATGGCCACTGAACACCTGCTGTCTCAAGTTAACTTTGCTGCAGACCAAGAGATTTTGGATGTGGGCTGTGGCTTGGGGGGAACGGCGCGATATACAGCCAATAAATTTAATAATCGCGTGACAGGAATTGATCTCAGTGCTGAATATATCGAAACGGGTAAACATTTATGTCAATGGGTCGGATTAGATAAACAGGTGACCCTGCATCATGGCAGTGCATTGTCGATGCCGTTTGAAGACAAAAAGTTTGACGGTGCCACTTTGTGTCATGTTGGCATGAATATCCAAGATAAAGCGGGTTTGTTCAATGAAATTTATCGTGTTCTCAAACCTGGGAGCCGCTTTGCCATTTATGACATTATGTTGGCGGGCAGTGGAGAACTGATTTATCCGCTTCCTTGGGCTACGGATGTGAGCTGCAGTTATTTAAGTTCGCTTGATGAATATCAGTTAACCCTAACACAGGCAGGGTTTTCTGTTCTTCATGTGAATAATCGACGTGATTTCGCGTTGGAGTTTTTTACAGCATTAACACATAGGAATTTGACCAAGGGTGGGGTTGCGCCATTGAGCCTACATACCGTGATGGGGACAAATAGTGGTGATAAAATAAATAATATGCTGAAAAAAATACGGGATAATGTAATTGCTCCCATTGAACTATTTGTTCATAAATTATAG
- a CDS encoding ABC transporter substrate-binding protein, whose amino-acid sequence MHNKNVFIVFWFCMFSLFFTQKIIAVSLEKLVVLAEDYPPYNYLSEDGELKGIAVDLLVAAYKKAGIKLNPSYIKVQPWPRSYRQLEKDENTMLFSMTRTPARESLFRWAGPISKTKVVLIAKKSRKIRVGFTCELTNYFIGGILDDIGIQLVRELLGYNTNILTSPYANSLAKMLDRERIDLWAYEENTAKLFFERNNLDPNNFESIYTLSESELFYAFSLKTDQKIVDRLQKAIDEVRGNE is encoded by the coding sequence ATGCATAATAAAAATGTATTTATAGTATTCTGGTTTTGTATGTTTTCACTATTTTTTACGCAGAAAATTATCGCTGTAAGTTTAGAAAAGCTAGTTGTCCTAGCAGAGGATTATCCGCCATATAATTACTTAAGTGAAGATGGGGAATTGAAAGGTATTGCCGTTGATTTGCTGGTAGCGGCCTATAAGAAAGCTGGAATAAAACTGAATCCTTCTTATATTAAGGTCCAACCTTGGCCTAGATCATATCGGCAATTAGAAAAAGATGAAAATACCATGTTGTTCTCAATGACGAGAACACCAGCGAGAGAATCATTATTTAGATGGGCAGGGCCTATTAGTAAAACAAAAGTGGTACTGATAGCAAAAAAAAGCAGAAAGATCCGAGTTGGGTTCACCTGTGAACTAACTAATTATTTTATTGGTGGGATCCTCGACGATATTGGTATACAGCTCGTACGTGAATTACTTGGGTATAATACTAATATTTTAACTTCCCCTTACGCGAACTCCTTGGCTAAAATGTTAGATCGTGAACGTATTGATCTTTGGGCTTACGAAGAAAACACTGCCAAATTATTTTTTGAGCGTAATAATCTTGATCCAAATAACTTTGAATCGATTTATACCTTGTCTGAGTCAGAACTGTTCTATGCGTTTAGCTTGAAAACAGATCAAAAAATTGTTGATAGACTACAAAAAGCCATTGATGAAGTGAGAGGAAATGAGTGA
- a CDS encoding CesT family type III secretion system chaperone codes for MRSNNGELEIQTWLTAINPNLVLNNGVCNFDEPSLNVQVGISIDDNTKLITFCSPNITLNADNKSFLLEKALLVNAEGNKMEGCWLSLIDNELLLTHVRDTNTLDQVNLANLINNFTLKSHELQQELTAEVDLNNQSSNHLTSGVLV; via the coding sequence TTGCGAAGCAACAACGGAGAGCTTGAAATACAAACTTGGTTAACCGCAATCAACCCGAATCTTGTACTCAACAATGGTGTTTGTAACTTCGATGAACCGAGTCTAAACGTACAAGTGGGGATCAGTATCGATGACAACACTAAACTAATCACTTTTTGTAGCCCGAACATTACACTCAACGCCGACAATAAATCATTTTTACTGGAAAAAGCCCTTCTTGTTAATGCAGAAGGCAATAAGATGGAAGGCTGCTGGCTGAGCTTAATCGACAACGAGCTTTTATTAACCCATGTAAGGGACACAAATACACTCGATCAAGTCAACCTGGCCAACTTAATCAACAATTTCACATTAAAAAGCCATGAGTTACAACAAGAGCTCACAGCAGAGGTAGATCTTAACAATCAAAGCAGTAACCATTTAACTTCTGGAGTTTTAGTATGA
- the tesB gene encoding acyl-CoA thioesterase II, translating into MSQVLDDLLSLLSLEQIEVGLFRGQSQDLGFGHVFGGQVMGQALSAAKQTVLPTRQVHSLHSYFLRAGDEKQPIIYDVEIMRDGGSFSARHVKAIQKGRPIFYMTCSFQEHEIGFEHQALMPNVPGPDGLLNQQELAMTLRDKVPPKMLEKFMADAPIEMRLVNPENPFNPRAREAKQHIWIRANGCVPSEHSVNEYLLAYASDFNFLVTAAQPHGVSYLTPGMRMATIDHAMWFHRPLNLNDWLLYSNESPNAGGGRGFVKGQFFNQQGQLVASATQEGLIRMKNTTNT; encoded by the coding sequence ATGAGTCAAGTATTAGATGATCTATTATCACTGCTTTCGCTGGAGCAAATAGAGGTGGGGTTATTTCGTGGGCAAAGCCAAGATTTAGGTTTTGGTCACGTCTTCGGTGGTCAGGTGATGGGTCAAGCATTAAGTGCGGCTAAACAGACTGTTTTACCGACGCGTCAAGTGCATTCTCTTCACTCTTACTTTTTACGTGCTGGTGATGAGAAACAGCCTATTATCTATGATGTTGAGATTATGCGAGATGGCGGAAGTTTTAGTGCCAGACACGTTAAAGCTATTCAGAAAGGTCGCCCCATTTTTTATATGACTTGCTCATTTCAGGAGCATGAAATTGGATTTGAGCATCAAGCTTTGATGCCGAATGTACCAGGACCTGATGGTTTATTAAATCAGCAAGAACTCGCCATGACACTAAGGGATAAAGTACCGCCAAAAATGTTAGAAAAATTTATGGCTGATGCTCCCATCGAAATGCGCTTAGTTAATCCCGAAAATCCATTTAATCCTCGGGCACGAGAAGCGAAACAACATATTTGGATCCGTGCGAATGGTTGTGTGCCTAGTGAGCATTCAGTGAATGAGTATTTACTGGCGTATGCATCAGATTTTAATTTTCTTGTGACGGCAGCCCAGCCTCATGGTGTTTCGTATTTAACGCCCGGTATGCGCATGGCGACGATAGATCATGCAATGTGGTTTCATCGTCCGTTGAATTTGAATGATTGGTTACTTTATAGTAATGAGAGTCCTAATGCTGGTGGGGGAAGAGGATTTGTTAAGGGGCAGTTTTTTAATCAACAAGGACAACTGGTTGCTTCGGCAACTCAGGAAGGTTTGATCAGAATGAAAAACACAACGAACACATAA